The region TCGAGCATTTCTTTACGACGGTCGCCAAATCCTGGTGCTTTTACAGCAGCAACTTTCAGTGATCCACGCAGGCGGTTTACAACAAGTGTAGCAAGTGCTTCACCATCTACATCTTCAGCAATGATTAATAATGGACGACCAGATTGAGCAGCTGGCTCAAGTACAGGCATCAGATCTTTCATGGTTGAGATCTTCTTGTCATGAATCAGAATGTAAGGATTCTCAAGATCTGCAACCATTTTTTCTGTATCGGTTACAAAGTAAGGTGAGATGTAACCACGGTCGAACTGCATACCTTCAACAGTTTGAAGTTCAGTTTCAATTCCTTTGGCTTCTTCTACAGTAATTACACCGTCTTTTCCGGCTTTGTCCATTGCATTAGCAATAAGTTTACCGATTTCAACATCGTTGTTTGCTGAAATTCGGGCAACTTGCTCGATGCGTTCGTTACTCTCGCCAACTTCCTCTGACATTGTACGAATATGCTCAACAACTTTGTGCATTGCTTTATCAATTCCGCGTTTCAGGTCCATTGGGTTGGCTCCGGCAGTTACGTTCTTAAGGCCTACAGTTACCATTGACTGTGCAAGTACAGTAGCAGTTGTAGTACCATCACCTGCATCGTCGTTGGTTTTAGACGCAACTTCTTTTACCATTTGCGCACCTACATTCTGGTATGCATCTGATAATTCAATTTCTTTTGCTACAGTTACACCATCTTTGGTGACCTGTGGTGCGCCGAATTTTTTCTCAATAACTACGTTGCGTCCTTTGGGTCCTAAGGTAACTTTTACCGTATCGGCCAATTTATCAACGCCTTCTTTGATGCGGTTACGCGCATCTACATCGAATTTAATTTCTTTTGCCATTGTATTGTGTTTTTTTCGTTTTACAAATGATTAAAGAATGTAAAGCACATCCTGCTGCGACATGAGCAGGTAATCTTCATTCTCAATGCTGAGCTCTGTACCGGAATATTTGCCGTACAGTACAACATCTCCTTCTTTTACCACCATTGGTTCTTCTTTCTTAGCTTCACCTACAAGGATTACTTTTCCCTGTTGGGGTTTTTCTTTAGCACTGTCCGGGATTATGATGCCACTGGCAGTTTTCTCTTCTGCTTCCTGAGGCTTTACTAATATTTTGCCTGGAAGTACTTTTCCGTTTAATTCAGCCATTTTTGTGATTATATTTTAAGTTAAACAAACATGTATATTTCCGGCTACACCATCCCACAATTTATGCCAAATGGTTTTTGTGTCAAATTTGACACCCGGCCTGTCATTTTTTCATCTTTATTGGCAATAAGTAATAAAAACTGGCATACAAAAAAGCGGAGAGTCATACGTCCATCCGCTTCTTTTTGTGTGCCGTGCATTCTAATATACTAGGTGGTGTAAGTCCACTATGGGGGGTTATAGTCGCCAATCATTAACCCAAAGCAAGGGTGTCCATCGTGAGGTGGAATCTGAAAGAATCTGGCGGTAAAACTCTGCCCCGAGGAACACGAATCGTATCAGGCATATCCAGATGGATGAGATTGCAAAACAAATCGAAGTCCCAGGACTATACGAAATCTGGAGTGTAAATGCGGCGGGAACATGGAGAGAAAGTATATTGTCTTACCATGGGAGGTTTCAAAGACATGTGGAAATGGAGTATGAAGCATTGTTGAAATAAGATTTGCTGTGAGAACCGTAGCGAAGCGGAGCTCATGACCGTAGAGAATAACTCAGCCGAAGCCATAGTATCCCGATACTTCTAATTAGGAGAAGGGCAGAACCTTAGGTACCAAATTAATGAAGATTACCAAATTAATGATGGAAAGCAGAAAATATCGAAAGATAGCTACCATCAAAAAGTTGGTGCGGAACATCGAGGATATGATGAAGTGCCGACTTCCATTTGGATAACTGAAAATAATGAAGAAACACCATTACAGGAGGACGGATTATTTAGGAGAGATACTCAATCCTTATAATTTGAACAGGGCTTGTTTACGAGTAGTTCGAAATAAAGGGATTTATGGTGTCGACGGAATGGAAGGCCCTAGGCTTAAGGAGTACCTAAAAAGCAAACGGATCTGACCTGATAAAAACCATAAAATCCGGCAAATACCGTCCAAATCCGTTACGCAGGGTAGCAATACCCAAGACAAAACAGGTAAACGACCGTTGGGTATTCCCACAGTCGTAGACTGGTTTGTCCACCAAGCCATTCACCAGGTACTATCACCAATTTACGAGAAGGAATTTTCTGATGACAGCTTTGGATTCCGACCAAAACGAAGTACGCATAAAGCCTTACACAGATGTAAGCTTTATATATCTGAAGGATATAACTATGCTATCTCCAGGTGAGGGTGGGTTAAGGAACCGCCGTATACCGATAGCAAAGCGCATCGGGACGTACGATGGTGTAAGAGGTCGGAAAATACAATAGGAGGAAAACTATTTTATTTTCCTCCTACTCGATTTTCATTTATGCCGAATTTCTACTGGCATTGATATTTCCATACAATGCTCGAACTACTAATTTTTCATAAGTTTCCCGGTGCTTCGTCCCACTTGTTGCCAGTTTTTGCAGAGCATAGTTTTGTATTAGCAACAAGGGCAATACAATTTTTTCGCGTGAGGCAATCGATTGGCGCGATGTGGGTTCTTCCTGCATGAGCGAATCAAGTCCCGAAATTTTGAGTAACATGGTCTTGGTCAGTTGATACTCATCATGTAGCATAAGCCAGAAATTTTTAAACTCCTTATTGCGCTTGGTGTACGACGTGAGTTCGAAATAAGATTTGGCCAGAGACATCATGGCGTTGTTCATTAGTGTTTTAAAGAAGGGGACATCTCTGTAAAGTCGTTTGAGTTCTTCTTCTTTTCCTTCTTCGATCATCTCTGAAATAGCTGTACCGAGTCCGTAATACCCGGGAATGTTTTGTTTGAGCATGCTCCACGATCCCACATAAGATATGGCGCGCAGATCATTAAGGGTAAGCTTTTTGTCGGAGCCCCGTTTGGTGGGTCTGCTGCCAATTTTGGCGGCAGAATAATACCGTAGCGTACTCATTTTCTCCAAGTAAGGTAAAAATTTATCGTGGGTTTTAAGCTCCAGGTACTTGTTGTAGCTTTTCAGACTCAATTGTTCAATAACAGAACGAACCTCGTGCTTCATTAAATCATAGTCAGGCTTCAGGTAACTGGTAAGGCCCGAGGTTATGATTTGTTCGGCATTGAATTTTATTTTGGGTTTGGTTCCATATCGGCTCGTAATGGTTTGTCCCTGAATGGTTAGTTGTATTTCATTGTTAGGGATATTAGAGCCTTGTGAGGCGTAAAACTGATGGGTTTTTCCACCACCACGTGCGGGAGGACCTCCCCGGCCATCGAAAAAGATGGCTTCAATGTCGTGTTTGCTGCACATGGCAGTAAGTGTTTCTTTGGCTTTATGAATGGCCCAGTTGGCATTCATGTAACCGCCATCTTTTGTGCCGTCGGAGAAGCCAAGCATGATGGTTTGCCGGTCTACCCGTCGCTTTACATGCTCGCGATAGGGTTTAATGTTGAACAATTGTTCCATTACCCGCTCTGATTCCTTCATCCCTTCCATGGTTTCGAATAGTGGAATAATGTCGAAGTTCATATCTTTTTCGGGTATGAGCCAGCGCATTAGTCCGAAGACGTAAAGTACGGAATAAATAGAATCTGAATTGCTGATAATGTAACGGTGGCAGCCTCTCTCACCATTCTTGCTCTGAATTTGTGGTAACTGACGTATATTTTCAATGGTATCTGCAACCAGTGGATCTGCATCTTTGGGTTTTGGTATGTCTATGTATTCTTCTGTAAGTATTTTGATAAGTACTTCATCTGAAAGCTCTGTAACGGATTTCTCAATTTTACCTGCCTTTTTTAGCACGTATTCAATTGTTTGATTATGAATATTGTGGTCCTGTCTGATGTCCAGTGCCGCAAAATGCGACCTGAAAATCCTAAGGCGTGTGATGAGGTCATCTATTTCGTTAAGGTACAGTCTTTCATAGTTTTGCTCAATCTTTGTTTTAACCTCTTTTAGTACATTAATTATCTGTCGGTGACTCACAATGTGGTTACTATCAAACATTGCCTTGTAAACGTCGTCTCTGAGGCCGTTAATCATAGGTTCGACTTTTTTAAAGGTCAGTTTTGTCGAAAGGTCCTTCAGGTCATTGTAGTAACATTTCATGAGGTTCGTGCGCAATGCGTCAGCAACATCCATTGTTGTTTTGTGTGTAACGTATGGGTTGCCGTCGCGATCGCCGCATGGCCAGAATCCCAGCGTAATCAGTTTTGGATTGTCGAATTCGGGGAATTGCTTCTTCAATGTGGAATGGAATTCACCAATGGCATCGTAAAAGTAGGTTCTGCACAGGTGAATAATGTTCATAGCCTCATCGTAGGGCGTGGGGTTATGGGAGTTGACCAGTGAGGTTAATCCCAATTGATGGAGCAGCCTGTCAATTTTATCGAGGTTGTCACGGTTAATATGTTTCCTGAGCTTGGCAATGATATCGAGTACGGCCGGCCGGTAAAACTGGGTTGGGTGGGCTGTAAGTACAATTCTGGATTTGAAAGAATTGAGCTTGTCCATCAAAGCATTACGTTTTTCGTCTTTTGTCACTGTTGAGAACAACCCTTTAATGCTTAAAAAACTCTCACCATCCTCATTATTGGGCAAAACAGCATCTTCCACACTGTCGAAAAGCACCACCTGGCGTTCCACGTATTGAATTACCTTAAACATGAAGCCAAATTTATCATCACCAAT is a window of Salinivirga cyanobacteriivorans DNA encoding:
- the groL gene encoding chaperonin GroEL (60 kDa chaperone family; promotes refolding of misfolded polypeptides especially under stressful conditions; forms two stacked rings of heptamers to form a barrel-shaped 14mer; ends can be capped by GroES; misfolded proteins enter the barrel where they are refolded when GroES binds) gives rise to the protein MAKEIKFDVDARNRIKEGVDKLADTVKVTLGPKGRNVVIEKKFGAPQVTKDGVTVAKEIELSDAYQNVGAQMVKEVASKTNDDAGDGTTTATVLAQSMVTVGLKNVTAGANPMDLKRGIDKAMHKVVEHIRTMSEEVGESNERIEQVARISANNDVEIGKLIANAMDKAGKDGVITVEEAKGIETELQTVEGMQFDRGYISPYFVTDTEKMVADLENPYILIHDKKISTMKDLMPVLEPAAQSGRPLLIIAEDVDGEALATLVVNRLRGSLKVAAVKAPGFGDRRKEMLEDIAVLTGGTVISEEKGMKLEGATLEMLGSAEKVTIDKENTTVVNGNGEKEQIDARVKQIKQQIENSTSDYDKEKLQERLAKLAGGVAVLYVGAASEVEMKEKKDRVDDALSATRAAVEEGIVAGGGVAYIRAIKALENLKGDNEDETTGIEIVKRAIEEPLRQIVHNSGKEGAVVVQKVKEGEGDFGYNARLDEYQNLLESGVIDPTKVTRIALENASSIAGMFLTTEAVMVEEKDDEADAAAAAAAAGGGMGGMGGGMPGMM
- a CDS encoding co-chaperone GroES; amino-acid sequence: MAELNGKVLPGKILVKPQEAEEKTASGIIIPDSAKEKPQQGKVILVGEAKKEEPMVVKEGDVVLYGKYSGTELSIENEDYLLMSQQDVLYIL
- a CDS encoding phosphoenolpyruvate carboxylase, giving the protein MQNPVDKKYQIYNSMFLNLDYQGSETVGHLIPLLSSYAKKHLAEAKSPVEILDSFIETHTDLIGDDKFGFMFKVIQYVERQVVLFDSVEDAVLPNNEDGESFLSIKGLFSTVTKDEKRNALMDKLNSFKSRIVLTAHPTQFYRPAVLDIIAKLRKHINRDNLDKIDRLLHQLGLTSLVNSHNPTPYDEAMNIIHLCRTYFYDAIGEFHSTLKKQFPEFDNPKLITLGFWPCGDRDGNPYVTHKTTMDVADALRTNLMKCYYNDLKDLSTKLTFKKVEPMINGLRDDVYKAMFDSNHIVSHRQIINVLKEVKTKIEQNYERLYLNEIDDLITRLRIFRSHFAALDIRQDHNIHNQTIEYVLKKAGKIEKSVTELSDEVLIKILTEEYIDIPKPKDADPLVADTIENIRQLPQIQSKNGERGCHRYIISNSDSIYSVLYVFGLMRWLIPEKDMNFDIIPLFETMEGMKESERVMEQLFNIKPYREHVKRRVDRQTIMLGFSDGTKDGGYMNANWAIHKAKETLTAMCSKHDIEAIFFDGRGGPPARGGGKTHQFYASQGSNIPNNEIQLTIQGQTITSRYGTKPKIKFNAEQIITSGLTSYLKPDYDLMKHEVRSVIEQLSLKSYNKYLELKTHDKFLPYLEKMSTLRYYSAAKIGSRPTKRGSDKKLTLNDLRAISYVGSWSMLKQNIPGYYGLGTAISEMIEEGKEEELKRLYRDVPFFKTLMNNAMMSLAKSYFELTSYTKRNKEFKNFWLMLHDEYQLTKTMLLKISGLDSLMQEEPTSRQSIASREKIVLPLLLIQNYALQKLATSGTKHRETYEKLVVRALYGNINASRNSA